The Sphingorhabdus sp. Alg231-15 genome has a segment encoding these proteins:
- the lpdA gene encoding dihydrolipoyl dehydrogenase: MAKNYDLIVLGSGPGGYVAAIRASQLGLKTAIVERENLGGICLNWGCIPTKALLRSAEVFHNMKHAADYGLAAEKISADLDAVVKRSRGVAKQLNQGVTHLMKKNKIDVVMGDGKIVEKGKVAVKTEKGEEELTAKNIIIATGARARDLPFAKADGKRIWTYRHAMTPPEMPKKLLVIGSGAIGIEFASFYNDMGADVTVVEMMDRIVPVEDEEISKFLEKSLKKQGMTIMTGAGVKSIDTSAKGVKAEIEDSKGKKASHDFSHVIVAVGIQPNVETVGLDELGIEPDERFHIKTDAMCRTNVEGIYAIGDVTGGPWLAHKASHEGVIAVEAIAGGHPHAMDVNNIPGCTYCHPQIASVGLTEAKAKETGHDVKVGNFPFIGNGKAIALGETEGFIKTVFDAKTGELLGAHMIGAEVTELIQGYTVGKTLETTEAELMNTVFPHPTLSEMMHESVLDAYERVLHM, from the coding sequence ATGGCAAAAAACTATGATCTCATCGTCCTTGGTTCCGGCCCCGGCGGCTATGTTGCGGCCATCCGCGCGTCCCAACTCGGCCTGAAAACCGCGATTGTGGAACGCGAAAATCTCGGCGGCATCTGCCTCAACTGGGGCTGTATTCCGACCAAGGCGCTGCTGCGCTCAGCCGAAGTCTTTCACAATATGAAGCACGCTGCGGACTATGGTCTCGCGGCGGAGAAGATCAGTGCAGATCTCGACGCCGTCGTCAAACGTTCTCGCGGGGTGGCGAAACAGCTTAATCAGGGCGTCACGCATCTGATGAAGAAGAATAAGATCGACGTCGTCATGGGCGATGGCAAGATTGTCGAAAAGGGCAAGGTCGCGGTCAAGACGGAGAAGGGCGAAGAAGAACTCACCGCCAAGAATATCATCATCGCCACGGGTGCCCGCGCCCGCGATCTGCCTTTTGCCAAGGCCGATGGCAAGCGTATCTGGACCTATCGCCACGCCATGACGCCGCCGGAAATGCCCAAGAAACTGCTGGTTATCGGCTCTGGCGCGATCGGGATTGAATTTGCCAGCTTCTATAATGACATGGGCGCCGACGTGACCGTGGTCGAGATGATGGACCGCATCGTGCCAGTGGAAGATGAGGAAATCTCCAAATTCCTTGAAAAGTCGCTGAAGAAGCAAGGCATGACCATCATGACCGGCGCCGGTGTCAAGAGCATCGACACGTCAGCCAAGGGCGTCAAGGCGGAGATTGAAGACAGCAAGGGTAAGAAAGCCAGCCATGACTTCAGCCATGTGATCGTCGCGGTCGGTATCCAACCCAATGTCGAAACCGTCGGACTGGACGAGTTGGGTATCGAACCCGACGAGCGTTTCCATATCAAGACGGACGCGATGTGCCGGACCAATGTCGAAGGCATTTATGCTATTGGTGACGTCACCGGCGGACCGTGGTTAGCACATAAGGCCAGTCATGAAGGCGTGATCGCGGTCGAAGCGATAGCTGGCGGCCACCCGCATGCAATGGATGTAAACAATATCCCCGGCTGCACCTATTGCCACCCCCAGATTGCCAGTGTTGGCCTGACCGAAGCCAAGGCCAAGGAAACGGGCCATGACGTCAAAGTCGGCAACTTCCCTTTTATCGGCAACGGCAAAGCAATTGCGCTGGGTGAGACCGAAGGTTTCATCAAGACGGTCTTTGATGCAAAAACCGGTGAATTGCTCGGCGCACATATGATTGGAGCGGAAGTTACCGAGCTGATTCAGGGCTATACTGTTGGCAAGACGCTGGAGACGACTGAAGCGGAGCTGATGAACACTGTCTTCCCGCACCCGACGCTGAGCGAAATGATGCATGAGAGCGTGCTCGATGCCTATGAGCGGGTATTGCATATGTAG
- a CDS encoding NADPH-dependent F420 reductase: MKIAVIGKGRVGSVLGPAFDKAGHDVSYGVRDANDPKYDNGDGIALKSTNDAAQWAEVVILSVDWSVTLEALEQCGDLSGKILIDCNNPLKMGDHGLELALGFDNSAAEMIDARTSAEVVKTLNQVGSPVMGMAHDYPQRPIQFVAGDHNDAKETVSGLLRDIGFDPIDYGPLTNARKLEPLAMVWIDQAFQHGMDPHKAWYLMPGKS, translated from the coding sequence TTGAAAATAGCAGTGATCGGAAAAGGCCGCGTTGGTAGTGTTTTGGGCCCCGCTTTTGATAAAGCAGGTCATGATGTCAGCTACGGCGTGCGTGATGCCAATGACCCCAAATATGATAATGGCGACGGTATTGCGTTGAAATCCACCAACGATGCTGCGCAATGGGCAGAGGTCGTGATCCTGTCGGTTGATTGGTCGGTAACGCTGGAAGCGCTGGAACAGTGCGGTGATCTTTCAGGAAAGATCCTCATCGATTGCAACAACCCCCTTAAAATGGGTGATCATGGACTGGAGTTGGCGCTGGGCTTTGATAATAGCGCAGCTGAAATGATCGACGCACGTACCAGTGCGGAGGTGGTTAAAACGCTCAATCAGGTTGGTTCACCAGTCATGGGAATGGCACATGATTACCCACAGCGTCCAATTCAGTTTGTAGCTGGTGATCATAATGATGCGAAAGAGACAGTAAGCGGGTTGCTCCGCGATATTGGGTTTGATCCTATTGACTATGGACCGCTCACCAATGCCCGTAAACTGGAACCGCTAGCAATGGTGTGGATTGATCAGGCATTTCAGCATGGTATGGACCCTCACAAAGCTTGGTATTTGATGCCAGGCAAATCATGA
- a CDS encoding pyruvate dehydrogenase complex dihydrolipoamide acetyltransferase, whose product MPINLQMPALSPTMEEGTLAKWLVKEGDEVASGDLLAEIETDKATMEFEAVDEGTIAKIVVAEGTDNVKVGEVIAIIAEEGEDVAEAGKEDGSSAKAPEPEPAVEQVAEKAAPTPEKPSEPAPAETPKATSDGNRVKASPLARRLAEQKGVDLGALSGSGPNGRIIKADVDAAEGGTAPVKSEAAAPAPAPAAAPAPAANDFDIPHTSEKLSGMRKTIARRLTEAKQTIPHIYLTVDIQLDKLLKLRSELNATLEPRGVKLSVNDLLIKALAVSLMQVPKCNVSIDGDQLKTFARADISVAVSIPGGLITPIITSADTKSLSTISTEMKDLAGRAKDGKLKMHEYQGGTASISNMGMFGIKNFDAVINPPQAMIMAIGAGQKRPHVIDDSLQIATIMSATGSFDHRAIDGADGAQLMQVFKELVENPLGMLA is encoded by the coding sequence ATGCCGATCAACCTTCAAATGCCCGCTTTGTCTCCGACAATGGAAGAGGGGACGCTGGCCAAATGGCTTGTCAAGGAAGGTGATGAGGTCGCTTCAGGAGACTTGCTAGCAGAGATCGAGACCGACAAGGCGACGATGGAGTTTGAGGCGGTAGATGAAGGGACGATTGCGAAGATTGTCGTTGCTGAAGGAACCGATAATGTCAAAGTCGGCGAAGTAATAGCGATTATTGCCGAAGAAGGTGAGGATGTTGCAGAGGCAGGAAAAGAAGATGGGAGTTCCGCAAAAGCGCCGGAACCAGAACCTGCGGTCGAACAGGTAGCCGAAAAAGCCGCACCTACGCCTGAAAAACCTTCAGAGCCCGCACCGGCAGAGACGCCCAAGGCAACAAGCGACGGCAATCGCGTTAAGGCAAGTCCGCTGGCTCGACGTCTCGCAGAGCAGAAGGGCGTGGATCTGGGCGCGCTGAGCGGTTCAGGCCCAAATGGTCGGATTATCAAGGCGGATGTTGATGCAGCCGAAGGTGGCACGGCTCCGGTCAAAAGCGAAGCCGCTGCTCCCGCGCCAGCCCCTGCTGCTGCTCCCGCTCCGGCAGCGAATGATTTCGATATCCCGCATACATCGGAAAAACTCTCAGGCATGCGCAAGACCATTGCGCGCCGCCTGACCGAAGCGAAGCAGACCATTCCGCATATCTATCTCACCGTAGATATCCAGCTCGACAAGCTGCTCAAGCTGCGCAGCGAACTCAACGCGACGCTGGAACCGCGCGGCGTCAAATTGTCGGTCAATGATCTGCTGATCAAGGCGCTTGCAGTCTCATTAATGCAGGTGCCGAAATGCAATGTCTCGATTGACGGCGATCAGCTCAAGACATTTGCACGCGCTGATATCTCGGTCGCAGTCAGCATTCCCGGCGGCCTGATCACGCCGATTATCACCAGCGCTGACACCAAATCGCTCAGCACAATCTCCACCGAGATGAAGGACCTCGCGGGCCGCGCCAAGGACGGCAAGCTCAAGATGCACGAATATCAGGGCGGCACCGCCAGCATTTCCAATATGGGCATGTTCGGCATCAAGAATTTCGACGCGGTGATCAACCCGCCGCAAGCGATGATCATGGCTATCGGGGCAGGGCAGAAACGCCCCCATGTGATCGACGACAGCCTGCAAATCGCAACCATCATGAGCGCCACTGGCAGCTTCGACCACCGGGCGATTGATGGCGCAGACGGGGCGCAGTTGATGCAGGTGTTTAAAGAGCTAGTGGAGAACCCGTTGGGAATGTTGGCTTGA
- a CDS encoding universal stress protein, which translates to MRTYLVVIDETEEASIALRFASRRAMKTNGALHILALVESEGFVAWGGVQATLEEEAKNRAEALVSSAAGTLFEETGIRPSITVKEGKGAKDVRKLMDEIDGLAALVLGAAGNGSPGPLVTHFAATEAGTLPCPVMVVPGSLSKEEIDRLS; encoded by the coding sequence ATGCGTACTTATCTTGTGGTTATTGACGAAACCGAAGAGGCAAGCATCGCGCTGCGTTTTGCCTCGCGCCGTGCCATGAAGACAAATGGTGCTTTGCATATTTTGGCATTGGTAGAGAGCGAAGGATTTGTGGCCTGGGGCGGGGTTCAGGCCACCCTCGAGGAAGAGGCAAAGAACCGCGCCGAAGCATTGGTTTCAAGCGCCGCTGGGACATTGTTTGAGGAAACTGGAATCCGTCCATCAATTACCGTCAAAGAAGGCAAAGGCGCTAAGGATGTTCGCAAGTTAATGGATGAAATTGACGGATTGGCCGCCCTCGTTCTCGGCGCCGCCGGCAATGGCTCACCCGGTCCGTTAGTGACCCACTTTGCCGCAACAGAGGCAGGCACCCTTCCTTGCCCGGTGATGGTTGTGCCCGGATCACTGAGCAAGGAAGAGATTGATCGCCTGAGTTAG
- a CDS encoding redoxin domain-containing protein has translation MTTLIPAQAVPDFTVPMTDGGQFQLSQRAGDNFTLLLFYRGLHCPICKGQLRDLQRKLGVFGERGVTAVAISMDDQERAQKSSEDWGIDELMLGYGLSEEIARELGLYISAGRPDSPEPAIFSEPALFLVRPDQTLYFASVQSMPFTRPPLDQLMMGIDYALANDYPARGELG, from the coding sequence ATGACGACCCTGATACCGGCTCAAGCCGTTCCCGATTTCACTGTACCGATGACCGATGGCGGGCAGTTTCAACTCAGCCAACGTGCGGGAGACAACTTCACTCTGTTGCTATTCTACCGTGGCCTGCATTGTCCAATCTGCAAGGGACAGTTGCGCGACCTGCAACGCAAACTCGGTGTTTTCGGCGAACGAGGTGTTACCGCAGTAGCCATCAGCATGGATGATCAGGAACGTGCCCAAAAGTCGTCCGAAGACTGGGGAATTGATGAATTGATGCTCGGCTACGGATTGAGCGAAGAAATTGCCCGCGAACTGGGGTTGTACATATCTGCGGGACGGCCAGACAGCCCGGAACCGGCAATCTTCTCTGAACCTGCTTTGTTTTTGGTTCGTCCTGACCAAACGCTTTACTTTGCCAGCGTGCAGAGCATGCCATTCACGCGGCCGCCGCTCGATCAGTTAATGATGGGTATCGACTATGCCCTAGCCAATGATTATCCGGCGCGGGGTGAACTGGGCTGA
- the rnr gene encoding ribonuclease R: MAKSSKSHKPRQVPSRKQILDFIEKSDQPAGKREIAKAFRLRGSDKIALKALLKDMADEGLIDSTPGRAFHKMGGIPKVTVLKIVEIDGNEAIGMPERWEAEAPAPRLRIKERGRRAALAVGDRILARTEERGQGHIAFMMKKIAQSSDMLMGVVEKDERDRFWLKPVDRKIRRSTAISDLGEAEVGNLVLAEPIGRGSQIKARVKEVLGDPFAPKSFSLIAIHKYEIPQVFPTDVLDEAEQAAKLKLSNEDREDLTNLSIVAIDPADARDHDDAIWAAPDDDANNAGGFNAIVAIADVSFYVRSGSKLDREAYKRGNSVYFPDRVVPMLPEALSTDVCSLKQDVDRAALACHLKIDAKGKVISSRFTRAIVRLTGNIAYEDAQAAMDGKLDHPMKANALEPLWACWKLLAKARDGREPLNLDLPEKRVVLDDQGRIAEIATRERLDAHRLVEDYMIAANVAAAKMLESKKSPLIYRVHEMPSREKLIALKDYLKSFDVSFAMGQVIKPSVFNRLIEQVGEAEILPLVMEQILRSQTQAYYGSTNMGHFGLSLGSYAHFTSPIRRYADLIVHRALVSGCKLEQPKPKNDLIPTQSGLSKDMADKLDLISEKISQLERRAMMAERETVDRYISAHLSDHVGQILKCRITGVQNFGFFATVEELGGDGLVPVRTLGVERFDYDEQKQQLEGLDTGVTYNIGQKLDLRLVEANAATGSLLFELAEGANHMPGRYEPRRGRSGPKGKPHRKGKRGRPANIRHRSR, encoded by the coding sequence ATGGCGAAATCGTCCAAATCTCATAAGCCGAGACAGGTTCCGTCGCGCAAACAGATATTGGACTTTATTGAAAAGTCGGACCAACCCGCCGGCAAACGTGAAATTGCCAAAGCCTTTCGTTTACGCGGGTCAGACAAAATCGCCCTCAAGGCTTTACTGAAAGACATGGCAGATGAAGGCCTGATCGACAGCACGCCAGGTCGTGCCTTTCATAAAATGGGCGGTATTCCCAAGGTCACGGTACTGAAAATCGTCGAAATTGACGGCAATGAAGCGATAGGCATGCCCGAACGCTGGGAGGCCGAAGCTCCGGCTCCGCGGCTCCGCATAAAAGAACGGGGCCGCCGCGCAGCTCTGGCAGTCGGAGATCGTATTTTGGCTCGGACCGAAGAACGCGGGCAGGGGCACATCGCCTTCATGATGAAGAAGATTGCCCAAAGCAGCGACATGCTGATGGGCGTGGTTGAGAAGGACGAGCGCGACCGGTTCTGGTTGAAGCCTGTTGACCGCAAAATCCGGCGCAGTACGGCTATATCCGATTTGGGTGAAGCGGAAGTGGGAAATCTGGTTCTTGCAGAACCCATTGGTCGCGGCAGCCAGATTAAAGCGCGGGTCAAAGAGGTGTTGGGCGATCCCTTTGCACCAAAATCATTCAGCCTGATCGCCATCCATAAATATGAAATTCCGCAAGTATTTCCGACTGATGTCCTGGATGAAGCAGAACAGGCAGCCAAGCTGAAACTCAGCAACGAGGACCGGGAAGATCTCACCAATTTGTCCATTGTCGCTATTGATCCAGCAGATGCGCGTGATCATGATGATGCTATCTGGGCAGCGCCCGATGATGATGCCAACAATGCTGGCGGCTTTAATGCCATAGTGGCAATTGCCGATGTCTCCTTCTATGTTCGCAGCGGCAGCAAACTTGACCGTGAGGCCTATAAGCGCGGCAACAGTGTCTATTTCCCGGATCGGGTTGTTCCGATGCTACCGGAAGCGCTCTCCACCGATGTGTGCTCGCTCAAACAGGATGTCGATCGAGCGGCTTTGGCGTGCCATCTGAAAATCGACGCCAAGGGCAAAGTTATCTCCTCTCGATTCACGAGGGCTATTGTTCGGCTGACTGGCAATATCGCTTATGAAGATGCGCAGGCTGCGATGGATGGAAAATTGGACCATCCCATGAAGGCGAATGCCCTTGAACCACTTTGGGCGTGCTGGAAATTACTTGCAAAAGCCAGAGATGGCAGAGAGCCTCTCAACCTCGATTTGCCGGAAAAACGGGTTGTGCTTGATGATCAGGGTCGCATTGCCGAGATTGCCACACGAGAACGCCTCGATGCGCATCGCCTGGTCGAAGACTATATGATCGCGGCCAATGTCGCGGCGGCCAAAATGCTGGAATCCAAGAAATCACCGCTGATCTACCGTGTCCACGAAATGCCCTCACGCGAGAAGCTAATCGCGCTCAAAGACTATCTCAAAAGCTTTGATGTCAGTTTTGCAATGGGGCAGGTGATTAAACCATCGGTGTTCAATCGCCTGATCGAGCAAGTGGGTGAGGCAGAGATTCTGCCGTTAGTCATGGAACAGATTTTGCGCAGTCAGACCCAGGCCTATTATGGTTCCACCAACATGGGTCATTTTGGTCTTTCGCTGGGAAGCTATGCACATTTCACCAGCCCTATCCGACGTTATGCCGACCTGATTGTGCATCGCGCTTTGGTGAGTGGTTGCAAATTGGAACAGCCGAAACCAAAGAATGATCTCATCCCTACCCAAAGCGGTTTGAGCAAGGACATGGCTGACAAGCTGGACCTGATATCCGAAAAGATCAGCCAACTGGAACGGCGTGCGATGATGGCTGAACGCGAGACGGTAGACCGCTATATCTCGGCCCATTTGTCCGATCATGTTGGTCAGATACTCAAATGCCGGATTACCGGCGTTCAGAATTTTGGATTTTTCGCCACTGTAGAAGAATTGGGAGGTGACGGCTTGGTCCCTGTCCGAACCTTGGGCGTGGAACGTTTCGACTATGATGAGCAGAAGCAGCAGTTGGAAGGTTTAGATACGGGCGTAACCTACAATATCGGTCAAAAGCTCGACCTGCGGCTCGTTGAGGCCAACGCTGCCACCGGAAGCCTGCTCTTTGAACTTGCTGAAGGGGCTAATCACATGCCCGGGCGCTATGAACCTCGACGCGGTCGCAGCGGTCCCAAAGGAAAGCCGCATCGGAAAGGAAAGCGAGGGCGCCCAGCAAATATTCGTCATCGCAGCCGGTAA
- the proS gene encoding proline--tRNA ligase, protein MKKNALSVTREADFSAWYQQLIAEADLAEESGVRGCMVMRPWGYGIWERVQFLMDQRIKATGHENCYFPLFIPLSYFAKEAEHVDGFAKEMAVVTHHRLMKDDSDGLVVDPEAKLEEPLVVRPTSETVIGTAFSRWVQSWRDLPVMINQWANVVRWEMRTRMFLRTSEFLWQEGHTAHATRDEAMEETLDILEMYRSFSEDVLAMPVVAGEKPENERFPGADATYSIEAMMQDGKALQAGTSHFLGQTFSKAQNIRYQDKEGQFQFAYTTSWGTSTRLIGGVIMTHGDDDGLRVPPLIAPYQVVIIPMLRDKPEDEEVLDFCTALTKQLSGLRAFDENVRVKLDKGGAKASNKRWSWVKKGAPLILEIGPRDVAEGNVSALRRDALYKDNGKLDSQILAKDAFADQVPALLEEIQSKLHDEAKQRLDSNITRGLTDFEDVQKFYKENKKYPGWLEVQWCRATGEELDQIEERLKKLKLTFRNVPNEAAAVDGNCIFTGKPAVERILIGKAY, encoded by the coding sequence GTGAAGAAAAACGCTTTATCCGTGACCAGAGAAGCTGACTTCTCAGCCTGGTACCAACAGCTTATTGCCGAAGCCGATCTCGCCGAGGAGTCTGGTGTACGGGGCTGTATGGTCATGCGGCCATGGGGCTATGGTATCTGGGAGCGGGTGCAATTTCTGATGGATCAGCGGATCAAGGCCACCGGTCATGAAAACTGCTATTTCCCGCTATTCATTCCGCTGAGTTACTTCGCCAAGGAAGCCGAACATGTTGATGGCTTCGCCAAGGAAATGGCGGTTGTCACGCATCATCGGTTGATGAAAGACGACAGCGATGGTCTTGTTGTCGATCCCGAAGCTAAGCTGGAAGAACCTTTGGTTGTCCGGCCTACGTCCGAAACAGTGATCGGCACCGCCTTCTCGCGCTGGGTGCAGAGCTGGCGTGATTTGCCGGTGATGATCAATCAGTGGGCCAACGTCGTGCGCTGGGAAATGCGCACGCGAATGTTCCTTCGTACCAGCGAGTTTCTTTGGCAAGAAGGCCATACGGCTCACGCCACACGCGATGAGGCGATGGAAGAGACACTAGATATATTGGAAATGTATCGCAGTTTTTCGGAAGATGTTCTGGCTATGCCTGTTGTGGCTGGTGAAAAACCTGAGAATGAACGTTTTCCCGGTGCAGATGCGACCTATTCTATCGAGGCAATGATGCAGGATGGAAAGGCATTGCAGGCTGGCACTTCGCATTTCCTCGGCCAAACCTTCTCCAAGGCTCAAAATATCCGTTATCAGGACAAGGAAGGGCAGTTCCAGTTCGCCTATACGACAAGTTGGGGTACTTCTACTCGACTTATCGGCGGTGTGATCATGACACATGGCGATGACGATGGCCTACGCGTTCCTCCGCTTATTGCGCCTTATCAAGTGGTGATCATTCCCATGTTGCGCGATAAGCCAGAGGATGAAGAGGTTCTCGATTTCTGCACGGCGCTTACGAAACAACTGTCCGGACTGCGGGCTTTTGATGAGAATGTCAGGGTGAAACTCGATAAAGGCGGCGCCAAGGCATCGAACAAGCGTTGGTCCTGGGTCAAAAAGGGTGCGCCTCTCATTCTGGAGATAGGTCCTCGCGATGTCGCGGAAGGCAATGTCTCTGCTCTTCGCCGCGATGCGCTTTACAAGGATAATGGTAAACTGGATTCCCAGATTCTTGCGAAAGATGCTTTTGCTGATCAGGTTCCGGCTTTGCTGGAAGAAATTCAATCCAAATTGCATGACGAAGCCAAGCAACGACTGGATTCCAATATTACGCGCGGTTTGACCGATTTTGAGGATGTTCAGAAATTCTATAAAGAGAACAAAAAATATCCGGGTTGGCTGGAAGTTCAATGGTGCCGCGCGACAGGTGAAGAACTTGATCAGATTGAAGAGAGACTGAAAAAACTGAAACTGACCTTCCGCAATGTGCCGAACGAAGCGGCTGCTGTGGATGGCAACTGTATATTCACTGGTAAACCAGCGGTTGAACGGATTCTCATCGGCAAAGCCTATTAA
- the phaR gene encoding polyhydroxyalkanoate synthesis repressor PhaR: MAKTKKGDPDGPIIIKKYANRRLYNTQTSNYITLDFLAEMTREDVDFVVVDAKTGDDITHNVLTQIIVDEESSGQNMLPVNFLRQLISMYGNSMQSLMPSYLEASMDNFRKNQKQFQEAVEGALNKNPLGQMAVKNQKQFQEAVENALKSSPLGSVVEKALNPLGIGDKSASNDVEPEPEEEMSEKDIEIMELKQQLADIQSKIDNLDD, from the coding sequence ATGGCGAAGACGAAAAAGGGTGATCCCGATGGCCCAATCATCATAAAAAAATATGCCAATCGGCGCCTTTATAATACTCAGACATCAAACTATATCACGCTCGATTTCTTGGCAGAGATGACCAGGGAAGACGTTGATTTTGTTGTCGTCGATGCCAAGACCGGCGATGATATTACACATAATGTCCTGACTCAGATCATCGTAGACGAAGAGAGCAGTGGGCAAAATATGCTGCCTGTCAATTTCCTGCGTCAGTTGATCTCTATGTACGGTAACAGCATGCAGTCGTTGATGCCTTCTTATCTGGAAGCATCCATGGACAATTTTCGGAAGAACCAGAAACAGTTTCAAGAAGCTGTTGAAGGCGCACTAAACAAGAACCCCTTGGGGCAGATGGCTGTTAAAAACCAAAAACAGTTTCAGGAAGCCGTCGAAAATGCCTTGAAGTCGAGCCCGCTCGGCAGCGTTGTGGAAAAGGCGCTAAACCCTCTGGGGATCGGTGACAAAAGTGCCTCAAACGATGTTGAACCGGAGCCGGAAGAAGAGATGTCTGAAAAGGACATTGAGATAATGGAGCTGAAGCAACAGCTTGCCGACATTCAATCGAAAATCGACAATCTCGACGACTAA
- the alr gene encoding alanine racemase: protein MSDNKIEIPSTVRLRLDGNALTTNWRKLDDLSGSATAGAAIKANAYGLGSVEVFQRLQAAGSKDFYVANWQEARELAPYVDQSSNTSVLNGVRAEDMPYAMTGSAKPVLNSMEQVRRWRETGRPCDVMIDSGMNRLGIEAADAKQFDWSGLDIDIVMSHLASADEDTAQNSDQLDQFLSSLPLVPGKRASLSNSAGIALGEAYHFDCTRPGLSLYGGKQRSELTDVIQQVVFPEAQILQTRDLKIGDKVGYNAKYTAQRDHPIAILAMGYADGYLRGFSNSGLFLDDGQKELPVLGRVSMDLIAIDITAAPHLEESAWVTAQYDLPLASSQSGLSQYELITGLGNRYARYWV, encoded by the coding sequence ATGAGCGATAACAAGATCGAAATCCCGTCAACAGTACGACTGCGTCTGGATGGCAATGCGCTAACCACCAATTGGCGGAAGCTGGACGACTTGAGCGGCTCTGCCACCGCAGGGGCCGCAATTAAGGCGAACGCCTATGGCTTGGGATCGGTCGAGGTGTTTCAGCGTCTGCAAGCAGCGGGCTCCAAGGATTTTTACGTTGCCAACTGGCAGGAGGCCCGTGAGCTGGCACCCTATGTTGATCAGAGCAGTAATACATCAGTGCTCAACGGTGTACGCGCCGAAGATATGCCTTATGCAATGACCGGATCGGCCAAGCCAGTGTTGAATAGCATGGAGCAGGTTCGCAGGTGGCGTGAAACCGGACGTCCTTGCGATGTCATGATCGACAGCGGGATGAACCGGCTTGGCATTGAAGCGGCCGATGCAAAGCAATTCGACTGGAGTGGCTTAGATATTGATATCGTGATGAGTCATCTGGCATCGGCCGATGAGGATACAGCCCAAAATTCGGACCAGCTGGATCAATTTTTGTCTTCATTGCCGCTTGTACCGGGCAAACGCGCAAGCCTGAGCAACAGTGCCGGTATTGCGCTTGGCGAGGCCTATCATTTTGACTGCACGCGACCCGGCCTATCACTATATGGCGGAAAGCAGCGTTCCGAATTGACAGATGTCATCCAGCAAGTCGTCTTTCCTGAGGCGCAAATCTTGCAGACTCGCGATCTGAAAATTGGTGACAAGGTTGGTTACAACGCAAAATATACCGCACAGCGCGACCATCCGATTGCCATATTGGCCATGGGTTATGCGGACGGTTATCTAAGGGGTTTCTCCAATAGTGGCTTGTTTTTGGATGATGGTCAGAAAGAGCTGCCTGTGCTCGGCCGTGTATCAATGGACTTGATCGCTATCGACATCACCGCAGCACCACATCTTGAAGAATCTGCATGGGTCACAGCACAATATGATTTGCCGTTAGCGTCAAGCCAGTCCGGACTATCCCAATATGAGTTAATTACCGGTCTTGGCAATCGCTATGCTCGCTATTGGGTTTGA